GAAATCAAGAGGGATTTCGCATCTCACTGCCAACTAGCGGACTGCCAATCGCTCCGAGTTCATGTGAGTTTTGGCCCGATGCGGGGCACCGGCGCTGGAATCGCGTTCCAACGGGGTCTGGGAACGGGCTTCTTGTCGTGCAGCCCGAAGACAGGGGTGGCTCTCTCATTTCAAGTTTTGACATAAGACCCGATATCGGCCATTTCTTCAAATTCGCGGCTTAATTTTACTATTCCCGACGAACTCATGACACCGAGCAAGGAGCCCACCGGTGGATTCTATATCATCGAAGTCGAATCGATGAATGAGGCGGTGGAGTGGGCGAAAAGAGGGCGATTTCGACCCGGGGCGAACGAAGTGAGAGAACTCCGAGACGATTGAGAACGCGCCGTCGAGCGGACGGGGAGGGCAGGGTGAGATCGAACTCGAAACATTCCGCAGGGCGTTCGAGCGCGCTCACACGGGTGTCGTTGCTGATCGGCTTCTGGATCGCGGGGTGCGCAACGCCACCTGTCGCCTCGGTCCCCGTGGATTGGAACGCTGTCGACGATTGGTCGGTTCACGTCGTCACCGAAGACGCCGATGGCGATCTGCGGGTCGCACGCATCTGGATTGTGGTGCTCGATGGCGCGGGAGTCATCCGAACTCAGCAGAGCCGCTGGTGGAAGAACATCCAACGCGGCTCATTCTGTCGCATTCGCTTCGACGGTCGCGAGTTTCCCGTTGACGTAGAAGTGTTGACCGATCTGGCGGTTCGCCGTCGCGTAGATATCGCCTTTGCCGAGAAATACGGATGGCAAGAACGAATGGTGATCGCCAGCGACCGAGCCGCGACAGACGACCACTACATGCTCCTCACGGCCAAGGGGAGCTAGGAGCCTCTCCTCAAGCCGCCGGTGCAGAGGCTTCCTAATCGTGAGCGTCTAGCTTCCCCGGAACGTCACCCCTACCAGCCATCTGTTTTCCCGCAAATTCACATGCCCGCCACCGCTGCTTTCCCGAAATGTCAGGGTCTGCCTACCCCGTGCTTTCCCGAAATATCACTCTCTATTCTTTATATAGGGTGACATTACGGGAAAACTAGGAGTGAGCCGTGAGGCACGTGAGTTTGCGGGAAAGCGAGGGATGGGGCGGGGCGGACTGAGTGGAGCGAAAAGTGTTGCTTAGCGGAAGTCATGCCTGGTCCAGATAAGCCCGACGACCTAGACCCGTCGATACGAGAGCTACACTAAAAGGATGGCGACGGACTTCGACAGTGCTGGCGTGTACTTCTTGAGCGTCGAGGAGTTCGAGGGGTGGCCGGAGAACGACAACCCCGATAATTCTGCCGGAAAGAAGAGTCGGGCCGCCGAAGGTAGACGTGGCAGCAACACTGCGGGTGAGCAGCGGGAGATGCCCGTCGATACAGCTTCGATTTCCCGAAGACAGGGATGGTTCTCTCATTTCAAGTTTTGACATCAGACCCGTTATCGGCCATTTCTTCGAATTTGCGGCTTGATTTTACTATTCTCTGCGGCCACTGGCGGCGGATGACCTTCAGCCACGCCGAAGACGGGCAGCCCTGGGACGGCGGCGAGGAGAGAGAATGAGTTCGTGTCCTGCAAGGCGATGCGGAGTAGTGGCTTGATTCTGTGTTTCAATCTTTGGCAGATCTTGCGATTGCCACGGAGCGCGCCATTGTCGATACTCCCGCCGGCTGGGGTCGATTGATTCCCGGTCAATGCTTGGCTTTATGGCAAGAGGTGTAGGCATGCTTTGGTGGCATTGGATGGTCCTGGGGAGTGTTTTCCTGGGCGCTGAGATTGTAGTGGATGCCGAGTTCTACCTGGTCTTTCTAGGCGTGTCCGCATTGCTCGTAGGCTTGTTGGGAACGACCTCGGTCGCTCTGCCGATATGGGGTCAGTGGTTGCTCTTTGCCGGGGTCTCGGTGGCCAATCTGGTCATTTTTCGAGCGAAGGTCTACAAAAAGATTCGAGGGCAGGTTCCTGACCGGGTAGAAGGAGTCGATGGTGAAATCGCTCTGGTCAGTGAAGAAATTCCTCCCGGCGAAATGGGCAGCGCCAAGCTCCGAGGCGCAGACTGGCAAGCTCGCAATATCGGAAGCGAGCCCCTCGCAGCCGGCAGCCGAGCCATCGTTCAGCGGACCAACGGCCTCGTCCTCGAACTTCGTGCCGAGCCCTGACCCGCTTGGATTCTGAGCCAGCTTTCTTTAATCGAACAACGGGCACCCAGCCAAGGAGGAACCGATGGAAAATATTGGATTCATAGCGGCAATTGCAGTTGCGTTTTTGGTCATCGTCACGTTGGCCAAAACGGCGCTCATCGTACCCCAACAGAGTGCTTATGTGGTCGAGATACTCGGCAAGTACAAAAAAACCCTTCGAGCGGGTTTCCATATTCTCATTCCGTTTATTGAGCGCGCTGCTTACAAGCA
Above is a genomic segment from Myxococcales bacterium containing:
- a CDS encoding DUF2255 family protein, with translation MRSNSKHSAGRSSALTRVSLLIGFWIAGCATPPVASVPVDWNAVDDWSVHVVTEDADGDLRVARIWIVVLDGAGVIRTQQSRWWKNIQRGSFCRIRFDGREFPVDVEVLTDLAVRRRVDIAFAEKYGWQERMVIASDRAATDDHYMLLTAKGS
- a CDS encoding NfeD family protein, producing the protein MLWWHWMVLGSVFLGAEIVVDAEFYLVFLGVSALLVGLLGTTSVALPIWGQWLLFAGVSVANLVIFRAKVYKKIRGQVPDRVEGVDGEIALVSEEIPPGEMGSAKLRGADWQARNIGSEPLAAGSRAIVQRTNGLVLELRAEP